Below is a genomic region from Helicobacter pylori.
AGGGTAAAAAAGAAATTCTACCCCATTGAAAAGAGCGTGGTTTTAGGCATAAAAAACTCACACTAAAAAATAAAACACCCCGCACACGACTAAGCCTACAAAAATTAAAGTCAAAACGCAATAGCCCATAATATCTTTAGCGCCCAAACCCGCAATGGCTAAAGCGGGTAAAGCCCAAAAAGGCTGTATCATATTCGTCCAAGCGTCTCCCCAAGCGATGGCCATAGAAACCACGCCCGGATCCACCCCCAAGCTTTGCCCTGCAGGGAGCATGATAGGAGCTTGAATCGCCCATTGCCCTCCGCCAGAGGGGATGAAAATATTGACAATCCCCGCGCTCAAAAAAGTCATGAGCGCGAAAGTTTTTTCATTAGCGATGTGCGTGAAAGCTAAAGAAAGCATTTGCGCTAAAGAATGACCCCCCACGCTATGGCTTGCCATCATCCCCATAATCCCGGCATAAAAAGGGAATTGCAATAAAATCCCAGCCACGCTCCTAGCGGAATGGTTGATCGCTTTCACATAAGCTAAAGGGGTTTTATGGAGAAAAATCCCTAAAAAAAGGAAAATCGTATTGACAATATTTAAACCAAGCCCTCCCCCTTTAAAAAAATAAATACCAAGATACCCAAAACCCAAAAAAACCAAAAGATAAGAAAGCAAAGCGCTGTTTTCCAAAAAATGTGCGATCGTTTTGTCTTGTTGGTGGTCAATGAGTTCTGTTTCCTTGTATTCGTCTTTTAAAAGCTTGGCGTCAATCTCAACAATTTCTTCTTTTTTAGGGTGGATTATTGCCATTAAAAAGGGTAACCCTACAAGAATGATCCCTATGATGATTAAATTATAAGCAGAAAAAATCGTCTGACTGATAGGAATAGCTTTTTCAATCACCCCAGCACTTATTTTGGATAGATTTTCATTTTGGGTGGCAACGCTTAAAGGGATAGAGCCTGATAAACCCCCATGCCAGATGACAAAACCCGAATAAGCGCTAGCAATAAGCAGTCTGTAATCCAC
It encodes:
- a CDS encoding TIGR00366 family protein; amino-acid sequence: MFLLRHLTSACVFLASKCLPDSFVLVALLSFVVFVLVYCLTGQDAFSVISSWGNGAWTLLGFSMQMALILVLGQALASAKSVQKLLKYLASLPKGYYTALLLVTFLSLIANWINWGFGLVISAIFAKEIAKNVKGVDYRLLIASAYSGFVIWHGGLSGSIPLSVATQNENLSKISAGVIEKAIPISQTIFSAYNLIIIGIILVGLPFLMAIIHPKKEEIVEIDAKLLKDEYKETELIDHQQDKTIAHFLENSALLSYLLVFLGFGYLGIYFFKGGGLGLNIVNTIFLFLGIFLHKTPLAYVKAINHSARSVAGILLQFPFYAGIMGMMASHSVGGHSLAQMLSLAFTHIANEKTFALMTFLSAGIVNIFIPSGGGQWAIQAPIMLPAGQSLGVDPGVVSMAIAWGDAWTNMIQPFWALPALAIAGLGAKDIMGYCVLTLIFVGLVVCGVFYFLV